GTACAAATTGTAGAAAGGTATAACTATGTGAataagtattatataaataaatatatatatatatatatatatatatatatatatatatatatatatatatatatatatatataaaataagtattatatatatataaaataagtattatatatatataaaatcagtattatatataaatatataagtattatatatatattatataatgtaaaaagtGTCAGAAACTCACCTGGAAGTAGAATCCGTTATACGAGCAACCACATTGCTCTACAGGCACACAGTTGTTTCCACTCCTTACAAAGCCTTCATTACAGAAACAACCCTCTCTGCATGTTCTCTCACATGTGACATTTATGCTGCTGGTACAGGTATGACCACAGTCAGAGCCACACAGCTCATAGTGACTGTTCGCAGGGCAGATTATCGCTGAGGAATTAACACACATATAATGGTATGACCTTTTACTACACAACTACTGTTACACATCACATATATCCATCTGTTAAACCAACATGCTGACAAATGATTTTCAATGGTTTATaggtttaaaatattataaggAGAAAATATAGATTAAcagttttaattttcttttaatccACTTACGACATGTTGTATTTTCTCTCCAGGGATAAATCCTGACATTGGCAGACTGGCAGGCACTAACATATGTCTCAATGGATCGGCACAGTACATCGTTTCTGTGCTCAGATAGGCATAGATCAAAGACACAGTCGTTATAATAGGCAAGTGGATCAACATCAGCGTGACAAAAACTCAAAGGACCCTGATTGTCTGTTAGGATTCCACACAGAGATTGTGCTCTAGAGGGGTCTTGGCATTGTGGGCAGGAGTCTCCACATCCATTACATCTTGTTTCATTCCCCACTTTCCAGTCAGCTCCAAACTCTGCAGCAGAAAAACTGAGCCTGCCAGATTGCAAACGGAAATCATCATTGCTGTCACCATTGAAGTTACCACAGAGGCCACATGTGGCTCCACTGTAATTCCCTGGAACTGTGATTAGAACCACCCAAGAGCCATCATAGCTCACACTTAGGCCAAAGTCAgttgtaataaatgtatttcttcCATTGGAGTAAACTGACACACGGCCAGAGTCGACAACAGCAGGAAGATTCCTGGTTTCACTGTCAATCTGacgaaaagaaagaaaaatgtacatttacaagccaatccagaatgacttacatttatgtcatttatacagctgagcagttgaaagttaagggccttgctcaggggcccagcagtagtaTTGAACTCCTGTCCTTCCAAACAGACCTTCCACCTTAATcagactgtatttatttatctaatgtatactgtaaattgtaatattttaatttctcactgaataaatactgtttttctttatcagacttttttttttaaactcaccTCAGCTGTGCCATACATGTCGCGTGAAACATGTACCAGGTGTCCTGAAACATTGACATAAACTTCCACAGTGATTGACACTGAGAGTCCATTCCATGGTTCATTTCGTGCAATTACTTGAAAATATGGTAGTCCTAGAGTATCATTACATACAGTTGCCAGTGTATAGTGGCATGTGCCCTGGAAGTCAAATGTATGTCCATCGAAAGTAGTGTAATGGGGGTCCCCTGAAGCAGAGCATGTGGCACTGGGTCGAGGATGGCAGCCATATTCTCCGTCAATGACATGGCATATTTCATGATCTTGGCAAGATGATGAACTACAGTTGACAAAACCTGATGTCCCATCACAGACACAATGGAACTGGCACTGCTGACCAAACCAGAACTGCTCTCCACTCTGTCTGTAGCGGCCTTCATGAAAGCACCCACAACCCATAGGGGGGACACACTGGTCTCCACTTAGCACTAGCCCATTATCACACTGACATCCCTCCTGGCAGAGCCGGGAACAAGGGAATGGAAAAGACAGACTAGGACAGGCTGCAGGGCATGAAGTGCCACATTCCTCATAGTGGCTGTGGGCTGGGCACTGGAAAtctgaaaaaaagttttatataacTATGTATTGctctttaaaacactttttataaAACCTCATCCAACTATTCTAAAGTCTTGTTGTAAGCTACTATTTTACTCACCACAGTTGGTGATATTTCTCCATTCTCCGACACTGACGCCACTTTGCTGGCAGAGTACAGCGTAGGCTCGTAGAGCCTCACACATGGCTTCTCTGGCACCATGGGTCTGTCCCAAATTGTCTCTGCAATTTCCTATCCAAATCTGAGGGTCCAGGATGCTATGGCATAGAGCAAATGGTCCATCTCGAGAAGCCATGATGTTGCAGTGATCAGTGAAGTTCTCTTCTGGTTGTACATTTGAGTCTACACAGAAGGCTGAAAGAGATCCAGTTCTCCAGCTATCCCCAAACTCCTGTGAACTATTTAACAAGACTCCACCAGGGCCATAAAACTCGTCTTCAACATTTCCATTGAAATTCCCACACAGACCAGTAAGTGCACCAGTGTAGGTGTTGGGTGCTGTGATTCTAATTAGGTGTGACCAGTCTGATCTTACAGTTACCCCAAATGAAGTTTCCATAATTATACTGTTCACACTGCTATGATAGATAAGGATTTGACCATTGCCAACACTGTAGGGTAGAGCAACAAAACGTCCATCAACCTGGATAAGAAAACAATAggttgccattttaaataatctaGACAAGATTCAATAATTAATATTCTCAAGCATTGTGACAGACATATATAGGGATTTTAATGAACTGTtttataaatctatatttaataATCTTACCTGTATATTTCCGCCTTCTCTCATTTCTAGAGATATCTGAAATCCCCCTGCCTCAAATCTCAGGATCTTAGAAAACCCAGAAGGACCCATGGGGATTCTCTGCAGTGTTACTGCAAAGTTAGGTAGTGGTGATTCATTAACTCTGGTGAGGATGAGTTCACAGGCTCCTTGATACCTGAAATCTACTTCATCAAAGGTGTGATATGAGCCTAGACGGTCAACCCAACAGGTGGCGTAACTGGTAGGTCTGCATCCCCTTACACCATTATTGATGGTACACACCTCCTGTGGACCACATTGATGATGTTGGCAGCTCATTACCATGTTGCTGCAGGTGCATAGCCTGCCACAGTCATTGTCCAATAGCACTGATTGACCCTCAACATAATAAAGTCCATTAAAAGTGCAGCCACAGTTACTTTGATTAACACATATACCTCCACTTAGGACATAACCTGCATCACAGATACAGCTTTCCTGATATGGTAAGGTGCAATTTAAAGGTGAAGAAGGGTTGCTGCATGTTGCTGGGCAGCTTGTTCCCAGGAACTCAGGGTGACTGTGCTCCGGGCATGGCAATTCTGGGAGTAGATTGTAGCAGAAGAGTATGATTAAATTTAAAACTTAAACAAAACAGACCAATTATGgacatataaaaaagaaatatttaacttGCCACAAAATCCTCTTCTTCTCCATTGACCTAGCTGTACGCCCCGCTGTTGACACTGCGTAGCATAAACACTGATTGATAGACACAGAATTGGTTGGTATCCACCACCCACACATTGATCGTAGACACAGCTGTCTAAAAACGTGTGTGGTGACAGAATAGAGTGGCAACTGGCAAAAGGACCACTAGCATCTACCAAGATTCCACAGTGGTCTGAGTTACTGTAAAGGTTGCTCTGATATGTTGTACAACCTGCACATGCCAGCCCTGAGCACCCGTCAATCTGACAGCCAGgatctgtgtctctcactgccTTCCAGGAATCTCCAAAGCCCACGTCTGAGCTCAGGATTTCTCCTGAAGGTGTGCGAAAGTCATCTTGTTGGTGGTTGAAGTTACCACACAGGCCACATGTGGCATTTTGGTAGTCATAAGGCACATTGATGGTTGCATATGAATACGCATCGTATGTAACAACTAGTCCAAATGCTGTACTGATTACAATAGAAAAACCTGACCGATAAACTTGAATAGAGCCGTTGCGGAGACTGAAAGGTGTTGTTGTGAAGGTTCCATTCACCTGGAGGCACAAAGGAACTAAAATCAGCTAATTGATAAAAAATTGGAAAAGATTAATTTAAGTGTAATGATGCTCACCTTGGCCTCATATGGATGATCTTTTACTAATTCCAGTATCTCGTCATAGACGAATACCCTGACCAGGCGTGTCCAGGACACATGTGCACTGCCTCGATGATCATTTTTTCCTTCAATTCGATAGTAAGGCAAGCTGTTGCCACAGGCCTGccaagaaaataatgtttattttttttttatcccctaCATTTTGTCATAgtgaattatattataatataaattatttaaacctcagacaAGATGTAAGTGCAGGTTCCTTGAAAGTGAAAGATTTGATTATCAAATGTATAGTAGTGGGGATCTCCAGAAATAGTGCAAGTTTGGCGTTGTACATTTTGGCAGCTATACTGTAAAGCAGCCGGTTGACAAGCTTGAGCAAATGTACATGGCTGAGAGATGCACTGGAGACCACTGCGGGTGCAAGTGCATTTACGCTGGCAAGTGTTATCTGTCCAGAATATGGCACCTAGTTGCACAAAGTTACCTGGTAGAATAAAGCAGTTAGATTAATTGTAGtttgtacaaatattttttcaacAGCAAGAATTAATTGTATAGTGTGAAAGAATTACCATTAAACTGACAGCCCCGTGATCCTTGATCTACACGGAATGCCCATCTGCCTGTGACATTCACATTGCTGCTATAGGTAAAACTTTGGTAGTTGTATTGAAATGACCCAGGAATTGAGAAATAGTAGCTGGAGTCAACTGTGTCATAAccagcctaataataagaagaacaaTTTATAAGATAAATGTATTAACTAAGCTTTGTTAACTTCAACTAGGTTAAAAAATGCTAATCAATAATGTCACTAAATGATGCATACCTGCACATTCCGGGTTGTTGGAGCAATCACACCATAGTTCATCAGAATAAATGAAGAAAGGCCGTTGGAAATCAAAACTACTTGAAAAGATGTTTCCTGAAAAGGGATGCAAAAACATCAAAGCCTTAAAAAAACAGCTTAatgaaatatgtatttatttcacagATCTCATTGTTACAATTTTGAAGACATTCTCTGTAAACGTCATTGTGGTGGTTATTTGAATTCTAAGAATATCATCTTACCGTATTACTATACGAAAAGTAGGCTACTCTATCCCACGTTGCAACAAAGACCCAAGTAGCATTGAAACTCAGCTGTGGGAAATACTGATTTATGTCTTGTGTAGCTTGAGTCAGAACACTGCCTGAAGTGAACTGTTGATATGAGATGACTCCATTTCCACGATTATCAATGTCAGTCCAAAATGGAGCAATTATGTCTCGTCCACCATTCACAGGGAATTGGTAGGGAGTGTAACTGGACCATGCTTGATCAAAGGTTAGATGGCCATTGTTGTTCACCTACAAAAAAGATCATCTCATTAAAAACATCACCTTATTCAAATCATTCACCTTAATCTGTTTTACATGAATCAATTAATTTATTCTGTAAACTGTATCTAAATTgctcatatattttttatcatccATGTTACAATATGTGACTCTTATGTTTACAAAACCACATACAAATAGAGCTTCAGATGAATGCTAGTTAACTTAAAGAACTTCAGTGACCACAGAACAGTACATGGTTCTTATTAAACCTAGCATATTCTTTGTTATCATTTATCTCCATACTTGTGGGTTGCAAGAGAGTAAACTAGCATTCATGagttgttaatttttttctaacGTGGCACTTTATTTTCAAGTAATCTTGTGGACTCTAAACATATTCAGgtcaattacattttatttgtattgctgtTAATGGTGAACATCTGGACCACATTCTGCCAACTGACTAGCAGATCAAATAAACCTGAAGCCCAGATTACAACCCTTATATGGATGGTTCTGGCCCATGGGATATGTTTGCACACATGGTCTAGCTTGaccaaatactaaaaaaaaatgtagcttaCAAACACTTGGTTGTATGAGcttccaaaatatataaatggttGCTGAAGAACAATAAGAGATGAACTTCCATCATCTATCCGTGAATTTACAATGTCTCCAGTTCCATATGGGTAAAAGGGACCTAATACAGCAGATCAGAtacacaaaacattaaatagtcaaaatgaatattaatataaacattattttttaaaattggaATATTACACATTAATAAGGCATACAAtgcaattaattcattaatatatagttaatatatgatatataattaagtatattaatataaaccaaataGTGTAGTATTTACAAAATATGTAGGTATTTACAGtc
The Tachysurus fulvidraco isolate hzauxx_2018 chromosome 7, HZAU_PFXX_2.0, whole genome shotgun sequence DNA segment above includes these coding regions:
- the LOC113661809 gene encoding alpha-tectorin-like isoform X2, with protein sequence MRCLIPLCVLILHVGQSRSQSTADHVTTIQTTAVDLNTAQAADRVTTIQTTVVELNTDQSIAVDPNTAQSTVVELNTAQSIAVDPNTAQSTVLYPSTTQSTADHVTTIQTTAVDLNTAQAADRVTTIQTTVVELNTDQSIAVDPNTAQSTVVELNTAQSIAVDPNTAQSTVLYPSTTQSTVVYPSTTQSTAVNVPTISTTVYPSTSQSTAVNVPTISTTVYPSTAQSAAVDPNTAQSTAVDLNTAQSTVYPSTSQSTVVYPSTTQSTVAHNSSQSGPFYPYGTGDIVNSRIDDGSSSLIVLQQPFIYFGSSYNQVFVNNNGHLTFDQAWSSYTPYQFPVNGGRDIIAPFWTDIDNRGNGVISYQQFTSGSVLTQATQDINQYFPQLSFNATWVFVATWDRVAYFSYSNTETSFQVVLISNGLSSFILMNYGVIAPTTRNVQAGYDTVDSSYYFSIPGSFQYNYQSFTYSSNVNVTGRWAFRVDQGSRGCQFNGNFVQLGAIFWTDNTCQRKCTCTRSGLQCISQPCTFAQACQPAALQYSCQNVQRQTCTISGDPHYYTFDNQIFHFQGTCTYILSEACGNSLPYYRIEGKNDHRGSAHVSWTRLVRVFVYDEILELVKDHPYEAKVNGTFTTTPFSLRNGSIQVYRSGFSIVISTAFGLVVTYDAYSYATINVPYDYQNATCGLCGNFNHQQDDFRTPSGEILSSDVGFGDSWKAVRDTDPGCQIDGCSGLACAGCTTYQSNLYSNSDHCGILVDASGPFASCHSILSPHTFLDSCVYDQCVGGGYQPILCLSISVYATQCQQRGVQLGQWRRRGFCELPCPEHSHPEFLGTSCPATCSNPSSPLNCTLPYQESCICDAGYVLSGGICVNQSNCGCTFNGLYYVEGQSVLLDNDCGRLCTCSNMVMSCQHHQCGPQEVCTINNGVRGCRPTSYATCWVDRLGSYHTFDEVDFRYQGACELILTRVNESPLPNFAVTLQRIPMGPSGFSKILRFEAGGFQISLEMREGGNIQVDGRFVALPYSVGNGQILIYHSSVNSIIMETSFGVTVRSDWSHLIRITAPNTYTGALTGLCGNFNGNVEDEFYGPGGVLLNSSQEFGDSWRTGSLSAFCVDSNVQPEENFTDHCNIMASRDGPFALCHSILDPQIWIGNCRDNLGQTHGAREAMCEALRAYAVLCQQSGVSVGEWRNITNCDFQCPAHSHYEECGTSCPAACPSLSFPFPCSRLCQEGCQCDNGLVLSGDQCVPPMGCGCFHEGRYRQSGEQFWFGQQCQFHCVCDGTSGFVNCSSSSCQDHEICHVIDGEYGCHPRPSATCSASGDPHYTTFDGHTFDFQGTCHYTLATVCNDTLGLPYFQVIARNEPWNGLSVSITVEVYVNVSGHLVHVSRDMYGTAEIDSETRNLPAVVDSGRVSVYSNGRNTFITTDFGLSVSYDGSWVVLITVPGNYSGATCGLCGNFNGDSNDDFRLQSGRLSFSAAEFGADWKVGNETRCNGCGDSCPQCQDPSRAQSLCGILTDNQGPLSFCHADVDPLAYYNDCVFDLCLSEHRNDVLCRSIETYVSACQSANVRIYPWRENTTCPIICPANSHYELCGSDCGHTCTSSINVTCERTCREGCFCNEGFVRSGNNCVPVEQCGCSYNGFYFQIGEQFWTEHCLQHCECLGSNNLRCISTPCSSTEECVIRNGRLGCYSQMSTCMVTGDPHYYTFDGAVTHFQGTCSYEISQTCGNVSDNGLQFRVVASNMHRGSTVVSFVSVVDLWLTKQQEQTQITIGQNRKIKVNGNAVNSSTYQISNLAEIYQEQNFIVVNASHDLMVYFDGQFTLLVRLGPSFHGSVCGMCGNNNGDPTDDKTRPNGELAQNDIAFGNSWKSNTSGPGCGASDQPVNDNDCPFREEYSALCNIITNTSGPFQHCHFRISPESYFSSCVYDLCAYPQSLGQDLLCSAVQAYDAACTMLELMIPNWRSDLSCSRTDPCEDLHCTEDEWCGEKDGKYGCFCNENYPRQNPYSYDSIEICESSSGNMSLSRCQLFEAGFLTNNLHLHDPNCNGTIQDGRLVFHFDNDDHMCGTNLMANGTHFIYENIIQGEMDSTTGSIHRNKTLELSFSCIYKLSESFSMDREINPIQSIVHKTLPGKEGMYQIKMIPYEDSGFSHPYNGRVNIEVGEQIYIGVFVQGVDSRQLATVIDSCWATPVNQRNYTVRWDLITGMCPNPNDATVKILENGVSTTGRFSFKMFAFNDDESRIFLHCSIHLCLLRNHNCATRCFPGYHHRSGRSLGTHDSASISVGPFIQTPKKRDV
- the LOC113661809 gene encoding alpha-tectorin-like isoform X20, with amino-acid sequence MRCLIPLCVLILHVGQSRSQSTADHVTTIQTTAVDLNTAQAADRVTTIQTTVVELNTDQSIAVDPNTAQSTVVELNTAQSIAVDPNTAQSTVLYPSTTQSTADHVTTIQTTVDLNTAQAADRVTTIQTTVELNTDQSIAVDPNTAQSTVVELNTAQSIAVDPNTAQSTVLYPSTTQSTVVYPSTTQSTAVNVPTISTTVYPSTSQSTAVNVPTISTTVYPSTAQSAAVDPNTAQSTAVDLNTAQSTVYPSTSQSTVVYPSTTQSTVAHNSSQSGPFYPYGTGDIVNSRIDDGSSSLIVLQQPFIYFGSSYNQVFVNNNGHLTFDQAWSSYTPYQFPVNGGRDIIAPFWTDIDNRGNGVISYQQFTSGSVLTQATQDINQYFPQLSFNATWVFVATWDRVAYFSYSNTETSFQVVLISNGLSSFILMNYGVIAPTTRNVQAGYDTVDSSYYFSIPGSFQYNYQSFTYSSNVNVTGRWAFRVDQGSRGCQFNGNFVQLGAIFWTDNTCQRKCTCTRSGLQCISQPCTFAQACQPAALQYSCQNVQRQTCTISGDPHYYTFDNQIFHFQGTCTYILSEACGNSLPYYRIEGKNDHRGSAHVSWTRLVRVFVYDEILELVKDHPYEAKVNGTFTTTPFSLRNGSIQVYRSGFSIVISTAFGLVVTYDAYSYATINVPYDYQNATCGLCGNFNHQQDDFRTPSGEILSSDVGFGDSWKAVRDTDPGCQIDGCSGLACAGCTTYQSNLYSNSDHCGILVDASGPFASCHSILSPHTFLDSCVYDQCVGGGYQPILCLSISVYATQCQQRGVQLGQWRRRGFCELPCPEHSHPEFLGTSCPATCSNPSSPLNCTLPYQESCICDAGYVLSGGICVNQSNCGCTFNGLYYVEGQSVLLDNDCGRLCTCSNMVMSCQHHQCGPQEVCTINNGVRGCRPTSYATCWVDRLGSYHTFDEVDFRYQGACELILTRVNESPLPNFAVTLQRIPMGPSGFSKILRFEAGGFQISLEMREGGNIQVDGRFVALPYSVGNGQILIYHSSVNSIIMETSFGVTVRSDWSHLIRITAPNTYTGALTGLCGNFNGNVEDEFYGPGGVLLNSSQEFGDSWRTGSLSAFCVDSNVQPEENFTDHCNIMASRDGPFALCHSILDPQIWIGNCRDNLGQTHGAREAMCEALRAYAVLCQQSGVSVGEWRNITNCDFQCPAHSHYEECGTSCPAACPSLSFPFPCSRLCQEGCQCDNGLVLSGDQCVPPMGCGCFHEGRYRQSGEQFWFGQQCQFHCVCDGTSGFVNCSSSSCQDHEICHVIDGEYGCHPRPSATCSASGDPHYTTFDGHTFDFQGTCHYTLATVCNDTLGLPYFQVIARNEPWNGLSVSITVEVYVNVSGHLVHVSRDMYGTAEIDSETRNLPAVVDSGRVSVYSNGRNTFITTDFGLSVSYDGSWVVLITVPGNYSGATCGLCGNFNGDSNDDFRLQSGRLSFSAAEFGADWKVGNETRCNGCGDSCPQCQDPSRAQSLCGILTDNQGPLSFCHADVDPLAYYNDCVFDLCLSEHRNDVLCRSIETYVSACQSANVRIYPWRENTTCPIICPANSHYELCGSDCGHTCTSSINVTCERTCREGCFCNEGFVRSGNNCVPVEQCGCSYNGFYFQIGEQFWTEHCLQHCECLGSNNLRCISTPCSSTEECVIRNGRLGCYSQMSTCMVTGDPHYYTFDGAVTHFQGTCSYEISQTCGNVSDNGLQFRVVASNMHRGSTVVSFVSVVDLWLTKQQEQTQITIGQNRKIKVNGNAVNSSTYQISNLAEIYQEQNFIVVNASHDLMVYFDGQFTLLVRLGPSFHGSVCGMCGNNNGDPTDDKTRPNGELAQNDIAFGNSWKSNTSGPGCGASDQPVNDNDCPFREEYSALCNIITNTSGPFQHCHFRISPESYFSSCVYDLCAYPQSLGQDLLCSAVQAYDAACTMLELMIPNWRSDLSCSRTDPCEDLHCTEDEWCGEKDGKYGCFCNENYPRQNPYSYDSIEICESSSGNMSLSRCQLFEAGFLTNNLHLHDPNCNGTIQDGRLVFHFDNDDHMCGTNLMANGTHFIYENIIQGEMDSTTGSIHRNKTLELSFSCIYKLSESFSMDREINPIQSIVHKTLPGKEGMYQIKMIPYEDSGFSHPYNGRVNIEVGEQIYIGVFVQGVDSRQLATVIDSCWATPVNQRNYTVRWDLITGMCPNPNDATVKILENGVSTTGRFSFKMFAFNDDESRIFLHCSIHLCLLRNHNCATRCFPGYHHRSGRSLGTHDSASISVGPFIRTPQKRDV
- the LOC113661809 gene encoding alpha-tectorin-like isoform X29, whose translation is MRCLIPLCVLILHVGQSRSLLTAVHVTRSPSTVYPNMTQSTVDTSTTQSTAEYGPSTTQSTAVDTSTTQSTGPFYPYGTGDIVNSRIDDGSSSLIVLQQPFIYFGSSYNQVFVNNNGHLTFDQAWSSYTPYQFPVNGGRDIIAPFWTDIDNRGNGVISYQQFTSGSVLTQATQDINQYFPQLSFNATWVFVATWDRVAYFSYSNTETSFQVVLISNGLSSFILMNYGVIAPTTRNVQAGYDTVDSSYYFSIPGSFQYNYQSFTYSSNVNVTGRWAFRVDQGSRGCQFNGNFVQLGAIFWTDNTCQRKCTCTRSGLQCISQPCTFAQACQPAALQYSCQNVQRQTCTISGDPHYYTFDNQIFHFQGTCTYILSEACGNSLPYYRIEGKNDHRGSAHVSWTRLVRVFVYDEILELVKDHPYEAKVNGTFTTTPFSLRNGSIQVYRSGFSIVISTAFGLVVTYDAYSYATINVPYDYQNATCGLCGNFNHQQDDFRTPSGEILSSDVGFGDSWKAVRDTDPGCQIDGCSGLACAGCTTYQSNLYSNSDHCGILVDASGPFASCHSILSPHTFLDSCVYDQCVGGGYQPILCLSISVYATQCQQRGVQLGQWRRRGFCELPCPEHSHPEFLGTSCPATCSNPSSPLNCTLPYQESCICDAGYVLSGGICVNQSNCGCTFNGLYYVEGQSVLLDNDCGRLCTCSNMVMSCQHHQCGPQEVCTINNGVRGCRPTSYATCWVDRLGSYHTFDEVDFRYQGACELILTRVNESPLPNFAVTLQRIPMGPSGFSKILRFEAGGFQISLEMREGGNIQVDGRFVALPYSVGNGQILIYHSSVNSIIMETSFGVTVRSDWSHLIRITAPNTYTGALTGLCGNFNGNVEDEFYGPGGVLLNSSQEFGDSWRTGSLSAFCVDSNVQPEENFTDHCNIMASRDGPFALCHSILDPQIWIGNCRDNLGQTHGAREAMCEALRAYAVLCQQSGVSVGEWRNITNCDFQCPAHSHYEECGTSCPAACPSLSFPFPCSRLCQEGCQCDNGLVLSGDQCVPPMGCGCFHEGRYRQSGEQFWFGQQCQFHCVCDGTSGFVNCSSSSCQDHEICHVIDGEYGCHPRPSATCSASGDPHYTTFDGHTFDFQGTCHYTLATVCNDTLGLPYFQVIARNEPWNGLSVSITVEVYVNVSGHLVHVSRDMYGTAEIDSETRNLPAVVDSGRVSVYSNGRNTFITTDFGLSVSYDGSWVVLITVPGNYSGATCGLCGNFNGDSNDDFRLQSGRLSFSAAEFGADWKVGNETRCNGCGDSCPQCQDPSRAQSLCGILTDNQGPLSFCHADVDPLAYYNDCVFDLCLSEHRNDVLCRSIETYVSACQSANVRIYPWRENTTCPIICPANSHYELCGSDCGHTCTSSINVTCERTCREGCFCNEGFVRSGNNCVPVEQCGCSYNGFYFQIGEQFWTEHCLQHCECLGSNNLRCISTPCSSTEECVIRNGRLGCYSQMSTCMVTGDPHYYTFDGAVTHFQGTCSYEISQTCGNVSDNGLQFRVVASNMHRGSTVVSFVSVVDLWLTKQQEQTQITIGQNRKIKVNGNAVNSSTYQISNLAEIYQEQNFIVVNASHDLMVYFDGQFTLLVRLGPSFHGSVCGMCGNNNGDPTDDKTRPNGELAQNDIAFGNSWKSNTSGPGCGASDQPVNDNDCPFREEYSALCNIITNTSGPFQHCHFRISPESYFSSCVYDLCAYPQSLGQDLLCSAVQAYDAACTMLELMIPNWRSDLSCSRTDPCEDLHCTEDEWCGEKDGKYGCFCNENYPRQNPYSYDSIEICESSSGNMSLSRCQLFEAGFLTNNLHLHDPNCNGTIQDGRLVFHFDNDDHMCGTNLMANGTHFIYENIIQGEMDSTTGSIHRNKTLELSFSCIYKLSESFSMDREINPIQSIVHKTLPGKEGMYQIKMIPYEDSGFSHPYNGRVNIEVGEQIYIGVFVQGVDSRQLATVIDSCWATPVNQRNYTVRWDLITGMCPNPNDATVKILENGVSTTGRFSFKMFAFNDDESRIFLHCSIHLCLLRNHNCATRCFPGYHHRSGRSLGTHDSASISVGPFIRTPQKRDV
- the LOC113661809 gene encoding alpha-tectorin-like isoform X34, translated to MRCLIPLCVLILHVGQSRSLLTAVHVTRSPSTAVDTSTTQSTAEYGPSTTQSTAVDTSTTQSTGPFYPYGTGDIVNSRIDDGSSSLIVLQQPFIYFGSSYNQVFVNNNGHLTFDQAWSSYTPYQFPVNGGRDIIAPFWTDIDNRGNGVISYQQFTSGSVLTQATQDINQYFPQLSFNATWVFVATWDRVAYFSYSNTETSFQVVLISNGLSSFILMNYGVIAPTTRNVQAGYDTVDSSYYFSIPGSFQYNYQSFTYSSNVNVTGRWAFRVDQGSRGCQFNGNFVQLGAIFWTDNTCQRKCTCTRSGLQCISQPCTFAQACQPAALQYSCQNVQRQTCTISGDPHYYTFDNQIFHFQGTCTYILSEACGNSLPYYRIEGKNDHRGSAHVSWTRLVRVFVYDEILELVKDHPYEAKVNGTFTTTPFSLRNGSIQVYRSGFSIVISTAFGLVVTYDAYSYATINVPYDYQNATCGLCGNFNHQQDDFRTPSGEILSSDVGFGDSWKAVRDTDPGCQIDGCSGLACAGCTTYQSNLYSNSDHCGILVDASGPFASCHSILSPHTFLDSCVYDQCVGGGYQPILCLSISVYATQCQQRGVQLGQWRRRGFCELPCPEHSHPEFLGTSCPATCSNPSSPLNCTLPYQESCICDAGYVLSGGICVNQSNCGCTFNGLYYVEGQSVLLDNDCGRLCTCSNMVMSCQHHQCGPQEVCTINNGVRGCRPTSYATCWVDRLGSYHTFDEVDFRYQGACELILTRVNESPLPNFAVTLQRIPMGPSGFSKILRFEAGGFQISLEMREGGNIQVDGRFVALPYSVGNGQILIYHSSVNSIIMETSFGVTVRSDWSHLIRITAPNTYTGALTGLCGNFNGNVEDEFYGPGGVLLNSSQEFGDSWRTGSLSAFCVDSNVQPEENFTDHCNIMASRDGPFALCHSILDPQIWIGNCRDNLGQTHGAREAMCEALRAYAVLCQQSGVSVGEWRNITNCDFQCPAHSHYEECGTSCPAACPSLSFPFPCSRLCQEGCQCDNGLVLSGDQCVPPMGCGCFHEGRYRQSGEQFWFGQQCQFHCVCDGTSGFVNCSSSSCQDHEICHVIDGEYGCHPRPSATCSASGDPHYTTFDGHTFDFQGTCHYTLATVCNDTLGLPYFQVIARNEPWNGLSVSITVEVYVNVSGHLVHVSRDMYGTAEIDSETRNLPAVVDSGRVSVYSNGRNTFITTDFGLSVSYDGSWVVLITVPGNYSGATCGLCGNFNGDSNDDFRLQSGRLSFSAAEFGADWKVGNETRCNGCGDSCPQCQDPSRAQSLCGILTDNQGPLSFCHADVDPLAYYNDCVFDLCLSEHRNDVLCRSIETYVSACQSANVRIYPWRENTTCPIICPANSHYELCGSDCGHTCTSSINVTCERTCREGCFCNEGFVRSGNNCVPVEQCGCSYNGFYFQIGEQFWTEHCLQHCECLGSNNLRCISTPCSSTEECVIRNGRLGCYSQMSTCMVTGDPHYYTFDGAVTHFQGTCSYEISQTCGNVSDNGLQFRVVASNMHRGSTVVSFVSVVDLWLTKQQEQTQITIGQNRKIKVNGNAVNSSTYQISNLAEIYQEQNFIVVNASHDLMVYFDGQFTLLVRLGPSFHGSVCGMCGNNNGDPTDDKTRPNGELAQNDIAFGNSWKSNTSGPGCGASDQPVNDNDCPFREEYSALCNIITNTSGPFQHCHFRISPESYFSSCVYDLCAYPQSLGQDLLCSAVQAYDAACTMLELMIPNWRSDLSCSRTDPCEDLHCTEDEWCGEKDGKYGCFCNENYPRQNPYSYDSIEICESSSGNMSLSRCQLFEAGFLTNNLHLHDPNCNGTIQDGRLVFHFDNDDHMCGTNLMANGTHFIYENIIQGEMDSTTGSIHRNKTLELSFSCIYKLSESFSMDREINPIQSIVHKTLPGKEGMYQIKMIPYEDSGFSHPYNGRVNIEVGEQIYIGVFVQGVDSRQLATVIDSCWATPVNQRNYTVRWDLITGMCPNPNDATVKILENGVSTTGRFSFKMFAFNDDESRIFLHCSIHLCLLRNHNCATRCFPGYHHRSGRSLGTHDSASISVGPFIRTPQKRDV